The Imtechella halotolerans DNA window AAGAAAATATTGGTATTAGTAAGGATTTTAACAATTTTGAGCTCAAAAAGGCCGTTGCCGAACGTGATGTAGTGAGAGCTACTCGAATCATTACCTATTTTGGTCAAAATCCAAAAGATAACCCAATAGTTGTAACCATGGGGATACTTTTCTCCTTTTTCCAGCAATTATTACAATATCATGGCTTAACCGATCATAGCCCGAAGCATGTAGCTTCATCACTGAAAATAAATCCCTATTTTGTAGGTGAAATACAAACGGCAGCTAGAAACTATCCCATGAAAAGAGTGAGTGGTATCATTGCCTCATTACGTGAAATTGACATGAAAAGTAAGGGAGTAGGTGCTGCTAATCTATCTCAAGCAGATTTACTTAAAGAAATGCTCATAAAAGTTATGGCGTAAAAAAAGCGGCAATTTTAAGCCGCTTTTTAGTTATTTGTTTTTTTGTAGGACACCATCTAAACTGAATTTACCCCCACCTAATAGGGCAATAGATGTAAACATGATTAGGTACAATAACGACATTTCCTTTTGGGACAAAGGATCTCCAGCATGTGCCACAAAAGCAGCTACAAACATTGTAATTGCCGGAAAGATTGCCATTAATCGGGTTTTAAAACCTACAATAATAATGATCGGGATAATAAATTCTCCCAGCGCAGTAAGTCCCAATGAAATAGTGGGCCCCAAGCCTAAGAAATTCATAAATTGAATCTCTTCTCCTGAAAATAACTTCATAAATTTTCCGTAACCATGTGTTAACATGAGTGCAGAAGTGCCAACTCTAAGAAGGGCAAGACCTAAATGATAAGGTGTATTCATCGCTTTTTTTTTGTGAAAATAAGTAAATTATAGGATAAAAAAAATCTTGCTAATAGCAAGATTTTTTAGTACTGTATAACTAATTGATTACATGAACTTAGGGAAATCTGAAGGCGAAGCCTCATGCATTATTTGATACACTTTTTCAAAAATATCTTCTGCATTCGGTTTTGAGAAATAATCTCCATCCGTCCCATAAGCAGGACGGTGTGGTTGTGCAGCTAGTGTCTGTGGAGCACTATCCAAGAACTCATAAGCTCCTTGTTTTTCTACAATTTCTTGTAATATATAGGCTGAGGCCCCTCCTGGAACATCTTCATCGATTACCAGAAGACGATTCGTCTTAGCTACACTCTTTACAATATCGTGATTAAGATCAAATGGAATCAAAGACTGAACATCAATAACTTCAGCATCAATTCCAACTTCCATGAGCTCCTTTGCAACTTGCTCAACGATACGAAGGGTAGAACCATACGATACCAAGGTAATATCAGACCCTTCTTTCACGGTTTCAACAACACCTATAGGAGTACGGATTTCACTCAGATTTTCAGGCATTTTTTCTTTAAGTCTATACCCATTTAAACACTCAACTACCAGTGCTGGTTGATCTCCTTGCAGTAGGGTATTGTAAAATCCAGCAGCTTTTGTCATATTTCTAGGTACAAGAACATAAATCCCTTTTAATAGATTTATAATTCCTCCCATCTGTGATCCGGCATGCCAGATTCCTTCAAGACGGTGTCCACGTGTTCTTACAATTAAAGGTGCCTTTTGTTTTCCGGCCGTGCGATAATGTAGTGTTGCTAAATCATCACTCATTATTTGTAAGGCATATAGAATATAGTCAAGATATTGAATTTCAGCAATGGGGCGCAGACCTCTCATCGCCATTCCAATTCCTTGTCCTAGGATAGTGGCTTCACGGATACCAGCATCGGCCACACGAAACTCACCATATTTTTCTTGCAGACCTTCAAGACCTTGGTTAACATCTCCAATGTTCCCACTATCTTCCCCAAAAATCAATACTTCAGGATAGTTAGCAAAAAGAGCATCAAAATTATCGCGAAGCACAACACGTCCGTCAACCACTTCGCTTTGGTCCGAATAGATAGGCTTTACCTCCTTGATGTGTAAAGGATTCAACGCAGATTCACTGTAAAGGTGAGAACTATATCTAGGTTGAATACTTTGGTATTGCTGCTTTATCCAACTCTTTAATTGATGTACTGCAGTGATATCTTCTCGTAATGTATATCTAAGTGTTTTACGGGCTGCAGACATAATATCCTTACGAGTAGGCTCATCTATCGCAATTAAGTCGTTTTTAATTTTATTAATGAACACTTTGTTGCTACTGTCATCAATGATCGATTGTAATAGCGTTACAAGAGTATTTTTTTCTTGTTTTATAGGAGTAATAAATGCATCCCATGCATTTTTCTTTCCTTCACGAACTTGCTTTTTTGCGTTTTTATCTATTTCTGAAAGTTCATCTTCAGTAGCGATGCCATTTTCGATAATCCAAGCACGGAATTTTACATTACAATCATGTTCACTTTCCCATTGTAAACGTTCCTTGCTCTTGTAACGTTCATGTGACCCCGAAGTAGAATGTCCTTGAGGCTGTGTTAGTTCAAGAACATGAACCAACACTGGGATATGTTGTTCACGAGCAATTTTTCCTGCCTTTTCAAAAGTGTCCATTAAGGCTGGATAATCCCACCCTTCAACAGTTATGATTTCATATCCGGCTTGATTTTCATCACGTTGGAAGCCTTTAAGAATTTCAGAAATATTTTCTTTGGTTGTTTGGTATTTGGCATGTACTGAGATTCCATACTCATCATCCCAAACACACATCACCATTGGTACTTGCAATACGCCAGCTGCATTAATGGTCTCAAAAAATAGACCTTCACTGGTACTTGCGTTTCCTATAGTGCCCCATGCTACTTCATTACCGTTATTTGAAAAGTTCTCGGCCTGAATGCCCGACACATTTCTATAGATTTTTGAGGCTTGAGCTAATCCCAGAAGACGAGGCATTTGTCCGGCAGTAGGAGAAATGTCACCACTACTATTTTTTTGTTGTGTTAGATTTACCCAATTTCCGTTTTCATCAAGACTATGAGTTGCAAAATGTCCCCCCATTTGGCGGCCAGCACTCATTGGATCGTGAGCGATATCAGTATGCGCGTATAAACCTGCAAAAAATTGTTCAATAGTCAATTTGTCAATAGCCATCATGAAGGTTTGATCACGATAATAACCACTGCGAAAATCTCCATTACGGAATGCACGTGCCATAGCCAATTGAGGCAATTCTTTCCCATCTCCAAAAATTCCGAATTTAGCCTTACCGGTAAGTACTTCTCTTCGGCCTAATAAACTACATTCACGACTAATAACGGCGATTGAATAATCGTGTAATACTTGCTCTTTGAAATCTTGAAATGAAATAGACTCTGACACAACTGATTTTGATTGCATGTATAAATGGTTTTTGAACAGAAACAAAAGTAATGAAAAGAAGTGGTTTTTACAATCTTAATCCACAATAAAATATTGATAATAGTGTAGTCTTTTCGATATTTTACTAAGAATAATTCAAAAAAAACTCAAAAATTAGATTTTGATTAAATACTTTTCAATGCCCTGATAAGTCCATTAGAACCATTTACGTGTAAATAAGCCTAATAAGGTCCTTGGACTTAGTGTTACAATAAATCGGATTTTTTCTGCATAACGCGCATCATCAACTTCCCATCCATTATTTGAATACATAGGAAAATAAAGCTCAAAGTAGTCTGTAACAAGGTTGAGTCGAATTCCGGCATCATACACAAATTGGGAATCATTTTGAGAGTTTTTTAATAAACCTGCATCACCGTATATCTCGATCCACTTCCATAAATTAGTACTTCCATTTACAGTTGCCATCCAATCATTTGCTAGAGGGTTATCAAGTTTTGATTTAAAACCTCCTTCTGAAATAATAATTTGTTGACTATAAATTCCGCTATTTTCAGATCGACCCAAATATTGTAAATCGAATAGGTAATCCGTAGGCCTATCTAAAGCAAAACTGAAAAAATCAGAATTTGTATTATTATGCAGGAACTTTCCATAAAAGAACCGCAGGTTTAATTGGCGATTATTTTGAAAAAGCTTTCTGTACTCCAGGGTAAAGGCTAGTTTGGAAAACTTTTGAGATAGCTGAAAATCTCCTGAATAGGATAAAAAATTCTCCACGGTATTTTGAGTACTCACAAATCGAGTATTAAATACACTGTAATTAGGCTCTTCAGTGGTACTAGTTTCATCAACTTCTCTAAAAACATTTACATTCCTAAATAGAAGAATCGATCGTTTGTTTGAACGGTAATCATCTGGTCTAAAGGTAAATCGCACGGCTGGGGTAATAGTGGAATAGGAATACCCAGGTTTGTAGTGAAAATAGGAGCCGGAAAGAGAGAAGGTATTTAGGTAATTCCTACTATCTCGTCTATAATGTCTGTAAAGCAACGACCCAGCACCAACCAATTTCCCTGAATTTAGACCATAAGAAGGACGAATGTCATAAATAAATGGTTTTTCCAGGAAAGATTTATTATAAAATCTAGCTCCTGGGGTGATCCCATCATAATAGTTATAATACACAATAGGTATATGAAATAGTTGGTTGTAATAAGGATTTTCAACATCCTTAAAGGCTCTAATTTGAAGTGGTCTATGGTTAAATATAATACCATTAAGAGATTTCCAGTTATCACGTTGATTATACTCTGGAATTATTTTATCGTAATTTAAGACTAACTTATTTGGATGTGTGTTGGGAAGTGAAATAGTTTGTTGCTTGGGTATATTAGTGTACCAATTTTTGGCTTGTATGCTGTCATTCTTCAAGGTAAATAAAGAAATGGGCACATTGGCATGGGTCTTATTCTTAATGGTTACATAAATGGAGTCCTGTGAACGGGTGATTTTAGAAATTTTAAAATCTATTTTTTTTCGTGTATTTGCATAGGTGTCAAAAAACCAAGAAATATCCTTTTCTGCCTTTTCTTCAAAGCTAGATCTAAAATCATCTACTGTGATTTTTTTTAAGGTATAGTTTTGATAAAAATCCTTCAACACACTATCCACGGTAGGTGATTCTAAATAATTCCGCACATACATCAATCCCGCACCTGCCTTATATTTATTAGCAATTTTCGCATTAAATTTCACTAATGAATCTTGTGGCATACTAAGGGGTTGATCAATATTTTTGCGTGCCATAAGCATAAACAAATATGGATATTGATCATTATAGTCCATTTGAGCAAAATTATAACTTCGTATTCCCCAGAGTTTAGACAAGTTACCAGTAAATTTCATATCAGGGTAATAGGTCTCTACATAGATCTGAATCAAATACATTTGCATTGCATCCAGAATCCATCGCTCTTTGCGTAAATCTATATCGAAATTATTTTCAAGGTATTGGGTCAGCGTTGTTTTTAAGAGTTTCATTTCATATTGAAAATTCTCAGGGAACGGTCTTATAAATGATGGTAGCTGATTAATTCCATATAGAGGATATTTTTTATAGTCTGTTTCTGTAATCAATAATTGTTTATGCGGGTAGCTTCCTAACTGTTGTTTTAGAAATTCAAGAACTCTTTTAATGGCTACAACTTTAGAAGTCTCGTCAAAATTTTTAGCTTCCAAATCTGTAGTAAATAAAACCTCCTGATTTCCTATTGTAGTAAAAGAAGGGTTCTTTCTTAAAATTATTACAGCTTCTTTCCTGTGGTGATAAGTAAGTCGACTATGTGTATAATCGCCAAATTGAGTGACTTCAATGGAATCCTGATCACTATAGAGTTGTAAATAGGAAGGGTGGTTAAAGGTAACTTTAAGTGCTGATGGAGGTGTGTATAAATCATCTAAGTCCAGATGACTATATAAATGCCACTGACCATCATAAACAGCCGGTACTAAATGCCAGTTCTTAAGGTAATAATTACCCTCCTCATTAAACCCATACCTGGTAAAACGTTCATGAGGTATTTTTACTGCATACGAAATGCGTAGGGTGTAGGATTGACCTGGATGAATTGGGAAATTCAATTGTACCTGCAATAGATCCTTTGATTTTAAACGCTTCCAACTTAGTAGTGCATTATTAGCATCCGAAAAACCTATAATTTTTGTATGCCCTCGTTCATTATCTTTAGCGAACAATAATGATTTATCAAACTCTTCAGAAAACCGTTGGGCAAGCGGGGTGTTTTTATTCGAAAATGCATTGTTCCAATCCTGAATATATAACTGGTTTAGTGCCTCTTTTGATGAATTAAAAAAAGTGATTTCTTGTTGTACGTTAATGATATGCTCCTCTGGAATAAGAGTGGCTGTAATATGGTTTTTATGTTGGGCAAAAAGAGGTGCCACAACGCATAAAAATACGGCTATTACTAAGGTAGGCTTCAAAAATGTATATAGATTTTATGACTTGTAAAGAGGTATTACCAACTCATTTCTTGTGAAAGATAAAAAATATAGTGCATTGCCCAACAAGAATATGCTAAAAAATAAAAAATATCCAGTCTATTAATAGACTGGATATAGTCATACCCTTAAAAATTGGGGCTTAAATTGTATTTCTTATAAAAGCTGTCTAGTACATCAATTACTTCCTCTTCTGTGTCAACAATCTTAATTAAATCTAAATCCCCAGGACTTACATTATGATACTTTTCAAGTAATGTTGCCTTTATCCAATCGAATAAACCTCCCCAAAAATCCTTTCCAACTAGTATAATTGGGAATTTTGCAATCTTATTGGTTTGGATAAGTGTAATGGCTTCAAAAAGTTCATCCAAGGTTCCAAATCCACCTGGCATTACCACAAACCCTTGTGAGTATTTTACAAACATTACCTTACGTACAAAAAAGTAATCAAAATTTAAGTTTTTATCGTGGTCTATATAGGGATTATCATGCTGTTCAAATGGCAACTCAATGTTTAGGCCTACAGAAGTTCCTCCTCCTAAATGGGCTCCTTTATTACCAGCTTCCATAATTCCAGGGCCGCCACCAGTTATTACGCCATAGCCAGCTTCCACAATTTTTTTGGCAATTCTTTCAGCTAACTTATAATATTCATGATCTGGTTTTGTTCTTGCGGAACCAAAAATAGAAACGCAAGGGCCAATGGCACTCATTTTTTCAAATCCATTCACAAATTCTCCCATGATTTTAAAAATCGCCCAGGAGTCGTTGGTTTTTATTTCATTCCAACCTTTAGTATGCGGTTCTTTTCTCATTATTTATTTTTTTTCAATATAGTTATTCTAATTCCTTTTTCAAAAAACGAGCGGTGTAACTTTTGGGATGTTCTGCCACTTCCTCCGGTGTACCATAGGTGACAATAGTCCCTCCACCTTTTCCTCCTTCATAACCCACATCTATAATATAGTCTACCATTTTAATTACATCTAGGTTATGTTCGATAATTAAGACAGTATTTCCCTTATCAGTCAATTCATTAAGTACTTGCATTAAAACTCGAATATCTTCAAAATGAAGTCCAGTTGTGGGTTCATCGAGTATATAGAAGGTATTTCCTGTATCGCGCTTGGATAATTCAGTGGCTAGTTTAATACGCTGCGCTTCTCCTCCAGAAAGTGTTGTAGATTGTTGGCCTAAGGTTATATATCCAAGACCCACATCTTGTATGGTCTTAAGTTTTCGATAGATTTTAGGAATATTTTCAAAAAATTCCACGGATTCATTAATAGTCATGTTTAGGACATCGGATATTGACTTCCCCTTATAACGAATTTCTAGGGTTTCTCTGTTAAAGCGTTTTCCTTGACAGGTTTCACATTCAACATAAACATCAGGTAAAAAATTCATTTCAATTACTCTAAGTCCTCCACCTTCACAGGTTTCACAACGTCCTCCTTTGACATTAAAACTAAATCGTCCAGCTTTGTAACCACGAATCATGGCTTCTGGTGTTTTGGTAAAAAGCGTTCGTATTTCACTAAAAACACCCGTATACGTAGCTGGATTTGATCGTGGTGTACGTCCAATGGGTGATTGATTAATGTCGATCACCTTATCGATATGTTCAAGGCCTTTTATTTCTTTATAAGGCATTGGCTTCTTCACTGCATTAAAAAAATGCGCATTGAGAATAGGGTAAAGGGTCTCGTTAATTAAGGTTGATTTACCACTTCCTGAAACACCTGTTACACCTATCATTTTTCCTAAAGGAAATGTAACTGAAACATTCTTAAGGTTATTACCGGTACAACCACTAAGGGATAGCTGATGACCATTTCCTGAACGTCTATGAACAGGAACTTCAATTTTGCGAACGCCACTTAAATAATCAGCAGTAAGTGTATGATGTTTTTTTACCTCCTCTGGGGTACCCTGTGAAATAATTTCACCACCGTGTCGGCCAGCCTTAGGCCCAATATCAATCACATGATCTGCGCGTTCAATCATATCCTTATCATGCTCTACCACAATCACTGAGTTACCAATGTCTCGTAATGACTCTAGAGATAAGATGAGTCGCTCGTTATCACGTTGGTGAAGTCCTATACTGGGCTCATCCAAAATGTAAAGCACACCTACCAATTGAGAGCCAATTTGAGTAGCAAGCCGAATCCGTTGTGCCTCACCTCCCGAAAGTGATTTTGAGCTTCTATTAAGGGATAAATACTCAAGTCCTACATCTAATAAAAATTGAAGACGAGCATTAATCTCTTTTAGAATTTCAGATGCAATTGCCTGTTGTTTTTCAGAAAGATGACCAGGAAGCTCTTTAAACCATTGTACTAAATCAGTAATATCACTATGAGCTAATTCAGCTATGTTTTTTTCATTAATTCTATAATACAGAGCCTCTTTTTTTAAGCGAGAACCTTCACACTCCGGACATTTATTCTTATCCATAAAGTCTTTGGCCCACCTTTTTATCGACGCAGAATTACTTTCAGAAAATTGATTTGTAATAAAGTTAAGTATTCCTTCAAAATCAATTTTATAATCACGAGTTATTCCAAGAGTTTTAGAAGCTATGGAAAATTTTTCATTTCCACCATGTAGGATCATATCTATTGCCTCTTGTGGTATGTCCTTAATAGCATCAGTTAACTTGAAATCAAATCGTTGAGCGATGATCTCTAATTGTTTAAATATCCATGAATTCTTGTATTCACCAATTGGTGCAATACCCCCATTTTTAATGGATAGATTAGTATTTGGAAAGATTTTAGAAGTATTTACCTCATACACTTTTCCAAGCCCATTACAATGACTACACATTCCCTTTGGCGAATTGAACGAAAATGTATTTGGTTCCGGATTTGGATAAGAAATACCAGTTGTAGGGCACATTAAATTTCGACTAAAATATCTGGTTTCGCCTGATTCATAATCCAACACCATCAATACATCATCACCATGATACATAGCTGTATTTATGGTTTCCATAAGCCTCTTTTCTGTTTCAGAAGCTTCATCTATTTTTAGACGATCAATTACAATCTCAATATCGTGATTCTTATAGCGATCTACACGCATTCCTTTTTCCAGATCTACAAGTTCACCATCTACACGAACCTTTACAAACCCTTGTTTAGAAATTTGCTCAAATAGTTCACGATAATGCCCTTTCCTTGATTTAATGACTGGAGCCAATACTACTATTCGTTTATCTCTATACTCTTCAAGTATTAATTCTTTGATTTGAGAATCACTATAGCTTACCATTTTCTCTCCAGTATTATAACTGTAGGCATCTGCCGCTCTAGCAAAAAGTAGTCTTAGAAAATCATAAATTTCTGTAATAGTTCCTACCGTCGATCTAGGTGATTTTGAAGTAGTCTTTTGTTCTATAGCAATTACAGGTGATAGTCCATCAATCTTATCTACATCGGGACGTTCCAATCCGCCTAAGAACTGTCTGGCATAAGCAGAAAAAGTTTCTATATACCTGCGTTGTCCTTCAGCATAAATAGTGTCAAAAGCGAGTGAAGACTTACCGCTTCCAGAAAGTCCCGTTATTACCACTAACTTTTCTCTAGGTATAGTAACATCTATATTTTTAAGATTGTGCACCCGTGCACCTTGCACTTCTATATTCTCGTCGTATGCACTCATAACAATTAAGCAAAAGAGCAAAAATACAATTTAGAATGGTAATTATGAAGCGTGTGCCTCTTTAAAAGCAGAAATCTATAGGCCAATAATTTATCATAGTGAAATTTCTATTTTTCATTACCGATATTAATAAAATATGTATTTTTCGAGTGGCTAAATTTATCCAATGAAAAAGGTTACTATTTTTATTTTGATGAGTGTATTTACAACACTTTCCATTCATGGCCAAACATCTACAGTTACGTACGAGAACTTATTTGGAAAAATAAGATTAAAACGTTCATATACCTATATGGTTACTACTGATAAAATCAGTGAGGATGTGTATTTTGTAAAACGATATTTAAACAATGGAGAATTGGAGCCTATTTTATTTGAAGAATTGTATGTAAATGCTCAAGGCATTAAAAATGGATCCTATATAAAATACGAATCTAATGGGTTTAAAAAACAAGAAGGTTCCTATCGCAATGATAAAAAAGAAGGAATTTGGACCTATTATGCTGATAATACCCCCATTAGAGAAGGACAGTATGAACAGGACAACAGAGTTGGTCCGTGGAAAAATTATTACAACTTCCCGAATTACACTATCTTACAGTATAAGGATGGACAATTATACGGTTCCTTTGAATCAAAACATAAAAATGGGAATCTATCCTATCGGGCGCATTATACCAATCAAGGTGAATTAGATGGTGCTAATACTAGCTATTATGAAGACGGAAAAACGATTCGAATACATAGAGATTACTATTTGGGTAAAATACATGGAATAGAAAAGCAGTATTATCAAAGTGGTCAACTCAAACTGGAAACTAAGTATACCAATGGTGAAATTGACGGAGAACTAAAATCATTTCACGAAAATGGACAATTAGCTGCTGTAGTAACTTATCAAAATAACAATATCGTTAACACCTTACTTTATGACGAGAAGGGAATGAGCATTCCTATAGATACAAATAGGACTACCGTATATCAGGATAGTGAAAGTATTAAAGAATTCAAAACTAAAGTTCAAAACAAATTGAATCAGTTTATTCAAGTAAATTTCAAATATCCTGGTACGATGCAACGTATTGGTGCCGAAGCCAGAGTATTCGTCAACTTTGAAATAAATTCTAGTGGAGATCTTACCATTCTAGGGATGCGTTCGGATCAGCATCCGATGTTTGTTGAGGCCACAAAACAATTGTTTTCATTATTAAATGAAAAATTTCCATTTACGTATTATAATGTAGAAGAGAAAATAAGATTTACACTTCCTATTTTATATAATTTAAGCGATTAAAATAGCTTTTATAAACCAACCGCTTTATCGTCACCTCGTTTATCAGCACCTCCTTCAATTACTCCATCTGTGTGTATTAGAATAGCGTCTACTTTTCCTATGACAGGCGCATGGGACTCATCGATGAAATATCCTAGATTTTTAAGTGCTTCCATAAGTTCATTAGAAAATCCTTCAGGCTCCATTCTAAGATCATCAGGTAGCCATTGATGATGAAACCTAGGTGCGTTAACAGCCTCTTGCATACTCATATTAAACTCATATACATTAAGTATCGTTTGTAAAACAGAAGTAATAATAGTAGAACCGCCAGGAGTACCAACAACCATCCATAATTTTCCATCTTTTTCAACAATGGTAGGCGTCATACTACTCAACATTCGTTTTCCTGCCTCTATGCTATTGGCTTTCGAGCCCACTAGTCCGAACATATTTGGCTCTCCTGCCTTCACACTAAAATCATCCATTTCATTGTTGAGAAAAAAGCCAAGTTCATCATTATACAACTTAGATCCGTATGCACCATTAATGGTCGTAGTAACCGATACCGCATTTCCAAAGGTATCTACTATAGAATAATGAGTGGTTTCATCACTTTCAGTTATTTTAATGTCTCCATGAGAAACCTCAGTAGAAGGGGTGGCCTTTTCAAAACTAAAGTTATGCATGCGTTTTTTTAGATACGCTTCTTCTAGTAAGGCATCTACAGGATTATCCACAAAGTCAGGATCACCTAAAAAATGATTTCTATCTGCATAAGCTCTTCTTTCTGCTTCTGTAATTAATTGCACTGTTTTAAGTTGATTATGACCATATTTCGATAGGTCATAGGGCTCAATCATTTTCATAATCTGAGCTAGTGTTACTCCACCACTACTGGGAGGTGACATTGAAATAACTCGTAAGTCTTTGTAGGAAAAACTAATTGGTGTTCTCCATTTGGCTTCATAAGATGCCAGGTCTTCTTCTGTAATATATCCACCTTTTTCCTGTAGAAATTGGGCAAGTTTTTTAGCTGTTTCTCCTTTATAGAATTCATCCCTACCATTTTTTTGAATCTGTCTAAAGGTATGAGCCAGCGCTGGATAACGTATAGTATCACCTTCTTTAAAAGGAGTAGCAAATAGAGTAGTGGCACCACTTACCTGAACTATAAGTTCTCTGTATTGGCCTAGTCTTTCAGCTTGTTTAGCGGTTACAACAACCCCTTTTTCCGCCAACTCAATAACAGGCTCCAAGAGTTCTTCCATGGGAAGACTTCCGTATTTTTCATGAACAGCAAAAACACCGGCAATTGTACCAGGAACACCTACAGCAGTAGCACCTAAGGTACTTTTCCCTGGTATTACATTTCCTAAAGAATCCAAATACATATCTCTATGTGCAGCCATTGGGGCTTTTTCTCTATAATCAATGGCCCCGGTTTCACCAGTTGATTTTCGAAACACCATAAAGCCTCCACCTCCAATATTTCCTGCATATGGAAAAGAAACGGCAAGAGCTAACTCAGTAGCGACCATAGCGTCAAATGCATTTCCTCCTTTAGCCATGATGTCTATACCAATACGAGAAGCTTCTTCTCTGGCTGAGACAACCATTGCTTTTTCCGACGTGGTTCCAGTAGGTAGTAGTATAGTTTGTTCTGTTTTGCAGGCATATAAGGTTATTGCAACAACTAGAAGGAATTTTTTAATCATGGTATTATAATTTGCTTACTTTTTTAGTTCCATTTCCAAGGCCATTAATCTTTCTTGGCAATGAAGTTGTATTTCTGAAAAAAATAGGTTGAATTCATTTTGAAAATCTGAATAGTATTGAGTCAGTTCTTCCATCGCCCAATCCATATGTATTGGATGTTTTACTCGCTTACTCATCTGAAATAAAATATGTTCTATACCTTCTTTACTAGCATAACTTAGGAGCCAATTTTCTCGTAACATTGGAGGGATCATATGTCGAATCCGCAAGGGAAGAATGTCATAATGGGTATGTAACAATTGGTAAAACCTTTCTACATAATCCGCCAAAGGCTCCTGGGAGTACTCAGTCCAGTTTTTTGCTAAAAAGTGATCGTAGAACACATCAATTATAACACTGCTATAGTGACTGAAACGAGCATGTAATTTTCGAGTACTAAGTTTAACTATAGGGTGGCTATCTGTAAAGGTGTCTATAGATCTATGTAGTAAAATACCCTTCTGAATATTTCTAGGGTAGGTTTCATATCGCTTTC harbors:
- a CDS encoding DoxX family protein, with product MNTPYHLGLALLRVGTSALMLTHGYGKFMKLFSGEEIQFMNFLGLGPTISLGLTALGEFIIPIIIIVGFKTRLMAIFPAITMFVAAFVAHAGDPLSQKEMSLLYLIMFTSIALLGGGKFSLDGVLQKNK
- a CDS encoding metalloprotease; its protein translation is MKPTLVIAVFLCVVAPLFAQHKNHITATLIPEEHIINVQQEITFFNSSKEALNQLYIQDWNNAFSNKNTPLAQRFSEEFDKSLLFAKDNERGHTKIIGFSDANNALLSWKRLKSKDLLQVQLNFPIHPGQSYTLRISYAVKIPHERFTRYGFNEEGNYYLKNWHLVPAVYDGQWHLYSHLDLDDLYTPPSALKVTFNHPSYLQLYSDQDSIEVTQFGDYTHSRLTYHHRKEAVIILRKNPSFTTIGNQEVLFTTDLEAKNFDETSKVVAIKRVLEFLKQQLGSYPHKQLLITETDYKKYPLYGINQLPSFIRPFPENFQYEMKLLKTTLTQYLENNFDIDLRKERWILDAMQMYLIQIYVETYYPDMKFTGNLSKLWGIRSYNFAQMDYNDQYPYLFMLMARKNIDQPLSMPQDSLVKFNAKIANKYKAGAGLMYVRNYLESPTVDSVLKDFYQNYTLKKITVDDFRSSFEEKAEKDISWFFDTYANTRKKIDFKISKITRSQDSIYVTIKNKTHANVPISLFTLKNDSIQAKNWYTNIPKQQTISLPNTHPNKLVLNYDKIIPEYNQRDNWKSLNGIIFNHRPLQIRAFKDVENPYYNQLFHIPIVYYNYYDGITPGARFYNKSFLEKPFIYDIRPSYGLNSGKLVGAGSLLYRHYRRDSRNYLNTFSLSGSYFHYKPGYSYSTITPAVRFTFRPDDYRSNKRSILLFRNVNVFREVDETSTTEEPNYSVFNTRFVSTQNTVENFLSYSGDFQLSQKFSKLAFTLEYRKLFQNNRQLNLRFFYGKFLHNNTNSDFFSFALDRPTDYLFDLQYLGRSENSGIYSQQIIISEGGFKSKLDNPLANDWMATVNGSTNLWKWIEIYGDAGLLKNSQNDSQFVYDAGIRLNLVTDYFELYFPMYSNNGWEVDDARYAEKIRFIVTLSPRTLLGLFTRKWF
- a CDS encoding alpha-ketoacid dehydrogenase subunit alpha/beta, producing MQSKSVVSESISFQDFKEQVLHDYSIAVISRECSLLGRREVLTGKAKFGIFGDGKELPQLAMARAFRNGDFRSGYYRDQTFMMAIDKLTIEQFFAGLYAHTDIAHDPMSAGRQMGGHFATHSLDENGNWVNLTQQKNSSGDISPTAGQMPRLLGLAQASKIYRNVSGIQAENFSNNGNEVAWGTIGNASTSEGLFFETINAAGVLQVPMVMCVWDDEYGISVHAKYQTTKENISEILKGFQRDENQAGYEIITVEGWDYPALMDTFEKAGKIAREQHIPVLVHVLELTQPQGHSTSGSHERYKSKERLQWESEHDCNVKFRAWIIENGIATEDELSEIDKNAKKQVREGKKNAWDAFITPIKQEKNTLVTLLQSIIDDSSNKVFINKIKNDLIAIDEPTRKDIMSAARKTLRYTLREDITAVHQLKSWIKQQYQSIQPRYSSHLYSESALNPLHIKEVKPIYSDQSEVVDGRVVLRDNFDALFANYPEVLIFGEDSGNIGDVNQGLEGLQEKYGEFRVADAGIREATILGQGIGMAMRGLRPIAEIQYLDYILYALQIMSDDLATLHYRTAGKQKAPLIVRTRGHRLEGIWHAGSQMGGIINLLKGIYVLVPRNMTKAAGFYNTLLQGDQPALVVECLNGYRLKEKMPENLSEIRTPIGVVETVKEGSDITLVSYGSTLRIVEQVAKELMEVGIDAEVIDVQSLIPFDLNHDIVKSVAKTNRLLVIDEDVPGGASAYILQEIVEKQGAYEFLDSAPQTLAAQPHRPAYGTDGDYFSKPNAEDIFEKVYQIMHEASPSDFPKFM
- a CDS encoding LOG family protein, with the protein product MRKEPHTKGWNEIKTNDSWAIFKIMGEFVNGFEKMSAIGPCVSIFGSARTKPDHEYYKLAERIAKKIVEAGYGVITGGGPGIMEAGNKGAHLGGGTSVGLNIELPFEQHDNPYIDHDKNLNFDYFFVRKVMFVKYSQGFVVMPGGFGTLDELFEAITLIQTNKIAKFPIILVGKDFWGGLFDWIKATLLEKYHNVSPGDLDLIKIVDTEEEVIDVLDSFYKKYNLSPNF